From a region of the Triticum aestivum cultivar Chinese Spring chromosome 7D, IWGSC CS RefSeq v2.1, whole genome shotgun sequence genome:
- the LOC123164734 gene encoding very-long-chain 3-oxoacyl-CoA reductase 1, whose product MAFLSQEQAAPAWFLSLAFLGTLYAAAFSFRFLAYLALCLRRPKDLRRRYGAWAVVTGPTSGIGRSVALELASRGLNLVLVDLNAANLKEISHTVRSRHAVQTKTVVFDLSLVSTAQGDEALRRLREAVAGLDVGVLVNNAGVAKPGAVYLHEADVEACVRLMRVNLWALTEVTAAVLPGMVERGRGAVVNMGSASSEAIPSFPLYTMYAATKRYVAQFSRSLYVEYRSKGIDVQCQAPFYVATRMVSVLAETGRAGRLSMLLIAPTPGAYARAAVRWIGHGPPVCAPNLGHQLLWCLAAVLPDFVHDWLRMREHLQHRAVAQRAPRRRAGVPTTLK is encoded by the exons ATGGCATTCCTCAGTCAAGAGCAGGCGGCGCCGGCATGGTTCCTCTCGCTGGCCTTCCTCGGCACCCTTTACGCCGCTGCATTCTCGTTCCGGTTCCTCGCCTACCTCGCGCTCTGCTTGCGCCGGCCGAAGGACCTCCGGCGCCGCTACGGCGCCTGGGCCGTCGTCACCGGCCCGACGTCCGGCATCGGCCGGTCCGTCGCCCTGGAGCTCGCCAGCCGGGGGCTCAACCTCGTGCTCGTCGACCTCAACGCCGCCAACCTCAAGGAAATCTCTCACACCGTCAGATCTCGCCACGCCGTGCAGACCAAGACCGTGGTGTTCGACCTCTCGCTCGTTTCTACTGCCCAAG GTGACGAGGCGCTGCGGCGGCTCCGAGAGGCCGTGGCGGGGCTGGACGTGGGAGTGCTGGTGAACAACGCTGGGGTGGCGAAGCCGGGCGCCGTGTACCTGCACGAGGCCGACGTGGAGGCTTGTGTGAGGTTGATGCGGGTGAACCTGTGGGCGTTGACGGAGGTGACCGCCGCGGTGCTGCCGGGGATGGTGGAGCGGGGCAGGGGCGCCGTCGTCAACATGGGCTCAGCCTCGTCGGAGGCCATTCCCTCCTTCCCCCTCTACACCATGTACGCCGCCACCAAACG GTATGTCGCGCAGTTCTCCAGGAGCCTTTACGTTGAGTACAGAAGCAAAGGGATCGATGTGCAATGCCAG GCTCCGTTCTACGTGGCGACCAGGATGGTGTCGGTTCTGGCGGAGACCGGGCGGGCCGGGCGCCTCTCCATGCTCCTCATCGCCCCGACGCCCGGCGCGTACGCGCGCGCGGCGGTGCGCTGGATCGGCCACGGCCCGCCCGTCTGCGCCCCCAACCTCGGCCACCAGCTCCTGTGGTGCCTCGCCGCCGTCCTGCCGGACTTCGTCCACGACTGGCTCCGCATGCGCGAGCACCTGCAGCACAGAGCGGTGGCTCAGAGAGCGCCGAGACGTCGCGCTGGCGTGCCAACAACTCTCAAGTGA